A part of Streptomyces sp. NBC_01235 genomic DNA contains:
- a CDS encoding discoidin domain-containing protein, with protein MKRLLVALVLILCSVCSVNPAAAAQTIGFPTFGGPAIPAPPVAYTPGDMMRSIYDAESSGTDFWMDRLLARSGDDPAGPWLMSRGRALFMKTHDPSVLGFGGHVAYWESINDNNAYTLAITPGTYTEQVSQRWQAPSYWKSVHTNGSVAVTQTKFITENNVAVTNLSIKNNGSASTTLQLRATSPYATSGTGSELTGQVNAYNNLTTIRPRLTGDGFAVSDGGLNRSVTIAAGATVTAKVVMGFVTDEIPESLTEYNAYAGYSNATAFATHVRAYNLWWAQNVPYIDVPEGAIKKNIYYRWWLMRFNNLDADIPGQTFQFPTSTEGVLGYNNAIALTQPMHIDDLKYLRNPAYAYGDWLSVGQVSKGGRFLDNPGDPENWSNSYTQYIAEAAWRSYQIHGGQPAIAGNLAHYAEGDVKGQLAYYDHDNNKLIEYDWGALTGNDADAVSFHWKPGNMDRAESAYQYSGALAAAQAYEATGNTAKATEMRTLATQIKDAIVNVLWNPNRQLFEHRLKSTNEWVPWKEINNYYPFSVGAVPDTATYKQALRLFDDPAQYPVFPFYTANQADKKAAADAGNPGSNNFSTINSTVQFRLYSSVLRNYPNSWMTATDYKKLLYWNTWAQYVGGNTQWPDANEFWADWNGTGIDYRSWIHHNILGSSNWTVVEDVAGLRPRNDAKVELSPIDIGWDHFTVNNLRYRNADLTIVWDDPADGVVRYPGVPEGYSIYVNGNRAATVSSLVPFTWDPATGDVTTSGTVTHHSAVAGLQAPNQVVQNSPRMVDMLAKAGVDLTGDPTNLAAGSTTTASYTGSGSTTAGAVDGYPTNEPFWGAGGSANSQDWYELNFGTARTLNEVRLYFKDSRPASTTYRAPSAYTIQYYDGSSWVNVPGQTKSPAAPRANYNLVQFPAVSAQRVRVLAINASGAKTGLTEVKVFNRGGVQPPQPSANLATSATASASYTSSWESVAAVNDGIDPPSSNDTVNPRWGTWPETGQQWAELTWPAAKTLNKAEVYFFDDDQGIDMPASWKLQYWNGGAYVDVPGASGYPLVKNQYNTVTFTATSTTRLRVLLTGNGTNSVGLLEAKVYGP; from the coding sequence ATGAAGCGCCTCCTCGTCGCCCTCGTGCTCATCCTCTGTTCCGTCTGTTCCGTGAACCCGGCCGCCGCCGCGCAGACCATCGGGTTCCCCACCTTCGGCGGACCCGCGATCCCGGCCCCGCCCGTCGCCTACACACCGGGCGACATGATGCGGAGCATCTACGACGCGGAGAGTTCGGGAACCGATTTCTGGATGGACCGTCTGCTGGCCCGCTCCGGCGACGACCCCGCCGGGCCCTGGCTGATGAGCCGTGGGCGCGCGCTGTTCATGAAGACCCACGACCCCTCGGTCCTCGGCTTCGGCGGTCATGTCGCCTACTGGGAAAGCATCAACGACAACAACGCCTACACCCTCGCGATCACCCCGGGCACCTACACCGAACAGGTCTCCCAACGGTGGCAGGCGCCCAGTTACTGGAAGAGCGTGCACACGAACGGCTCCGTCGCGGTCACGCAGACCAAGTTCATCACCGAGAACAACGTGGCGGTGACCAACCTGTCGATCAAGAACAACGGCAGCGCGTCCACCACCCTGCAGTTGCGGGCGACCTCGCCGTACGCCACCTCGGGCACCGGCAGCGAGCTGACCGGGCAGGTGAACGCCTACAACAACCTCACCACCATCCGGCCGAGGCTCACCGGCGACGGTTTCGCCGTGTCCGACGGCGGGCTCAACCGGTCCGTCACGATAGCGGCCGGAGCGACGGTCACCGCCAAGGTGGTGATGGGCTTCGTCACCGACGAGATCCCCGAGTCGCTCACCGAGTACAACGCCTACGCGGGTTACTCCAACGCCACCGCCTTCGCCACCCACGTCAGGGCGTACAACCTGTGGTGGGCGCAGAACGTGCCGTACATCGACGTACCCGAGGGCGCGATCAAGAAGAACATCTACTACCGCTGGTGGCTGATGCGCTTCAACAACCTCGACGCCGACATCCCCGGGCAGACCTTCCAGTTCCCGACGTCGACCGAGGGCGTCCTCGGCTACAACAACGCGATCGCGCTCACCCAGCCGATGCACATCGACGACCTCAAGTACCTGCGCAACCCGGCCTATGCCTACGGCGACTGGCTGAGCGTGGGCCAGGTCTCCAAGGGCGGCCGGTTCCTCGACAACCCCGGTGACCCGGAGAACTGGTCGAACAGCTACACCCAGTACATCGCCGAGGCGGCCTGGCGGAGCTACCAGATCCACGGCGGTCAGCCGGCCATCGCGGGCAACCTCGCCCACTATGCCGAGGGTGACGTCAAGGGCCAGCTCGCCTACTACGACCACGACAACAACAAGCTCATCGAGTACGACTGGGGCGCTCTGACGGGCAACGACGCCGACGCGGTCTCCTTCCACTGGAAGCCGGGCAACATGGACCGCGCCGAGTCCGCCTACCAGTACAGCGGCGCGCTCGCCGCAGCCCAGGCCTACGAGGCGACCGGCAACACGGCCAAGGCGACCGAGATGCGCACGCTCGCGACACAGATCAAGGACGCCATCGTCAACGTGCTGTGGAACCCCAACCGGCAGCTGTTCGAGCACCGGCTGAAGTCGACCAACGAGTGGGTGCCCTGGAAGGAGATCAACAACTACTACCCGTTCTCGGTCGGGGCCGTCCCCGACACCGCGACGTACAAGCAGGCGCTGCGTCTGTTCGACGACCCGGCCCAGTACCCCGTCTTCCCCTTCTACACGGCCAACCAGGCCGACAAGAAGGCCGCGGCCGACGCCGGGAACCCGGGCTCCAACAACTTCTCCACCATCAACTCCACCGTCCAGTTCCGGCTCTACTCCTCGGTGCTGCGCAACTACCCCAACTCCTGGATGACCGCGACCGACTACAAGAAGCTGCTGTACTGGAACACCTGGGCGCAGTACGTCGGCGGCAACACCCAGTGGCCCGACGCCAACGAGTTCTGGGCCGACTGGAACGGCACCGGCATCGACTACCGGTCCTGGATCCACCACAACATCCTGGGCAGCAGCAACTGGACGGTGGTCGAGGACGTCGCCGGTCTGCGGCCCCGCAACGACGCGAAGGTCGAACTCTCCCCGATCGACATCGGCTGGGACCACTTCACCGTCAACAACCTGCGCTACCGCAACGCCGACCTGACCATCGTCTGGGACGACCCGGCCGACGGAGTGGTGCGCTACCCGGGTGTCCCGGAGGGCTACTCGATCTACGTCAACGGCAACCGGGCCGCGACCGTCAGCTCGCTGGTGCCGTTCACCTGGGACCCGGCGACCGGGGACGTGACCACGAGCGGCACGGTCACCCACCACTCGGCCGTCGCCGGCCTCCAGGCCCCCAACCAGGTCGTGCAGAACAGCCCCCGGATGGTCGACATGCTCGCCAAGGCCGGCGTCGACCTGACCGGCGACCCCACCAACCTGGCCGCCGGGTCGACGACGACCGCGTCGTACACCGGATCCGGCAGCACCACCGCCGGCGCGGTCGACGGATACCCCACCAACGAGCCGTTCTGGGGTGCGGGCGGGTCCGCCAACAGCCAGGACTGGTACGAGCTGAACTTCGGCACCGCCCGCACGCTGAACGAGGTGCGGCTGTACTTCAAGGACAGCCGTCCGGCGAGTACGACCTACCGGGCGCCCTCCGCGTACACCATCCAGTACTACGACGGCAGTTCCTGGGTGAACGTCCCCGGCCAGACCAAGAGTCCCGCCGCACCGCGCGCCAACTACAACCTGGTGCAGTTCCCCGCGGTCAGCGCCCAGCGGGTACGGGTCCTGGCCATCAACGCCTCCGGCGCGAAGACGGGCCTCACCGAGGTCAAGGTGTTCAACCGGGGCGGGGTCCAGCCACCCCAGCCATCGGCCAACCTGGCGACGTCGGCGACGGCTTCGGCGTCGTACACCTCCTCCTGGGAGAGCGTGGCCGCCGTCAACGACGGGATCGACCCGCCGTCGTCCAACGACACGGTGAACCCGCGCTGGGGGACCTGGCCGGAGACCGGACAGCAGTGGGCCGAGCTGACCTGGCCCGCGGCGAAGACCCTCAACAAGGCCGAGGTGTACTTCTTCGACGACGACCAGGGCATCGACATGCCGGCTTCCTGGAAGCTGCAGTACTGGAACGGCGGCGCCTATGTCGACGTGCCCGGCGCGAGCGGCTATCCGCTGGTCAAGAACCAGTACAACACCGTCACCTTCACCGCCACGAGCACCACCCGGCTGCGGGTGCTGCTCACCGGCAACGGCACCAACTCCGTCGGCCTCCTCGAAGCAAAGGTGTACGGACCGTGA
- a CDS encoding LacI family DNA-binding transcriptional regulator yields the protein MTPAVGPSRSHPATLSDVARLAGVSIATASKALNGRSQVRAETRQRVIEAAERLAFRPNQLARGLLVGRSGTVGLLTSDLEGRFSIPILMGAEDAFGAGEVAVFLCDARGDAIREQHHVRALLGRRVDGLIVVGSRTDPRPSLGRELPVPVVYAYAPSDDPADLSIVPDSVDAGRIAVEHLLACGRTRIAHITGDPGYLAARERAEGARAALADAGLALVGEPRFGAWSEGWGRAATALLLDRHREVDAVLCGSDQIARGAMEVLRERGHRVPEDVAVMGFDNWQVLTTASRPPLTSVDMNLEQVGRAAAHALFTAIGGVRRSGIETVRCRVIIRGSTAPLS from the coding sequence ATGACACCGGCCGTCGGCCCCTCTCGTTCGCATCCCGCCACACTCAGCGACGTCGCCCGGCTGGCCGGCGTGTCCATCGCCACCGCGTCCAAAGCCCTCAACGGCCGCAGTCAGGTGCGGGCCGAGACCCGGCAGCGGGTGATCGAGGCGGCCGAGCGGCTGGCCTTCCGGCCGAACCAGCTGGCCCGCGGTCTGCTCGTCGGACGGTCGGGCACCGTCGGTCTGCTCACCAGCGACCTGGAGGGCCGGTTCAGCATCCCGATCCTCATGGGCGCCGAGGACGCCTTCGGGGCGGGCGAGGTCGCCGTCTTCCTGTGCGACGCGCGCGGGGACGCGATCCGCGAGCAGCACCATGTGCGCGCGCTGCTCGGGCGCCGCGTGGACGGTCTCATCGTGGTCGGCAGCCGGACCGACCCGCGCCCGTCGCTGGGCCGTGAGCTGCCCGTCCCCGTGGTCTACGCGTACGCGCCGTCGGACGATCCGGCGGATCTGTCCATCGTCCCCGACAGCGTCGACGCCGGCCGGATCGCGGTGGAGCACCTGCTGGCCTGCGGCCGCACCCGGATCGCGCACATCACCGGCGACCCGGGATACCTCGCGGCACGGGAGCGGGCCGAGGGCGCCCGGGCCGCGCTCGCCGACGCCGGGCTGGCCCTGGTCGGCGAGCCGCGGTTCGGGGCCTGGTCGGAGGGCTGGGGGCGGGCGGCCACCGCGCTGCTGCTCGACCGGCATCGGGAAGTCGACGCCGTGCTGTGCGGCAGCGACCAGATCGCCCGGGGGGCCATGGAAGTCCTGCGCGAGCGCGGGCACCGGGTGCCGGAGGACGTGGCGGTCATGGGCTTCGACAACTGGCAGGTCCTGACCACCGCCTCGCGCCCGCCGCTCACCAGCGTCGACATGAACCTGGAACAGGTCGGACGGGCGGCGGCCCACGCCCTGTTCACCGCGATCGGCGGGGTACGGCGCTCGGGGATCGAGACCGTGCGCTGCCGCGTGATCATCCGGGGGTCGACGGCGCCGCTGTCCTGA
- a CDS encoding ABC transporter substrate-binding protein has product MGSTTGPRRPIRRLATGVVALLAAASLVTACGSGDGGSDGGGEGKAAEAKGVDDGATLTMWTRAATRPQSEALVKAYNANHKNKIELTVIPTDDYQAKVGAAAGSRDLPDLFASDVVFVPNYTTSRLFADLTERVDALPFADKLAQSHIKAGTYEGKKYVVPHTLDLSVLFYNKELYRRAKLDPAKPPTTLAEWDRQARAVDALGGGVDGTFFGGNCGGCGVFTWWPSIWAGGADVLNAEGTEAKLDSATAKKVYSTYRGWVKDDIVAPGARDETGTTWTGVFPKGKVGVMPMPSTTLGLMPKNLDLGVAPIPGPDGGKSTFVGGDAIGISATSKKADQAWNFLAWSLGDDAQVNVVAAHKDVVARTDLASNKYSAADPRLVTINQLVADGRTPYALKFGQTFNDPNGPWLSLMRDAVFGDGTSVEKDNKAVTASLAD; this is encoded by the coding sequence ATGGGGAGCACGACCGGACCACGTAGACCCATCCGCCGGCTCGCCACCGGCGTCGTCGCGCTCCTCGCCGCCGCGAGCCTGGTCACGGCCTGCGGGTCGGGGGACGGCGGCTCGGACGGCGGGGGAGAAGGCAAGGCCGCGGAGGCCAAGGGCGTCGACGACGGCGCCACGCTGACGATGTGGACCCGCGCCGCGACCCGGCCGCAGAGCGAGGCACTGGTCAAGGCCTACAACGCGAACCACAAGAACAAGATCGAACTGACCGTCATCCCGACCGACGACTACCAGGCCAAGGTCGGCGCGGCCGCCGGCTCCCGCGACCTCCCCGACCTCTTCGCCTCCGACGTGGTGTTCGTGCCGAACTACACCACCAGCAGGCTCTTCGCCGACCTCACCGAGCGCGTCGACGCACTGCCCTTCGCCGACAAGCTGGCCCAGTCGCACATCAAGGCAGGCACGTACGAGGGCAAGAAGTACGTCGTCCCGCACACGCTCGACCTGTCGGTGCTCTTCTACAACAAGGAGCTCTACCGGCGGGCGAAGCTCGACCCCGCGAAGCCGCCCACCACCCTGGCCGAGTGGGACCGTCAGGCGCGGGCCGTGGACGCGCTGGGCGGCGGCGTCGACGGCACCTTCTTCGGCGGCAACTGCGGTGGCTGCGGCGTCTTCACCTGGTGGCCGTCCATCTGGGCCGGGGGAGCGGACGTGCTGAACGCGGAGGGCACCGAGGCGAAGCTCGACTCGGCCACCGCGAAGAAGGTCTACAGCACCTACCGGGGGTGGGTGAAGGACGACATCGTGGCCCCCGGCGCCCGCGACGAGACCGGCACCACCTGGACCGGCGTCTTCCCGAAGGGGAAGGTCGGCGTCATGCCCATGCCGTCGACCACCCTGGGCCTGATGCCCAAGAACCTGGACCTCGGCGTCGCGCCCATCCCCGGCCCCGACGGCGGGAAGTCCACCTTCGTCGGCGGCGACGCCATCGGCATCTCCGCCACCAGCAAGAAGGCCGACCAGGCCTGGAACTTCCTCGCATGGTCCCTGGGCGACGACGCACAGGTGAACGTGGTCGCCGCCCACAAGGACGTCGTGGCGCGCACCGACCTCGCGTCCAACAAGTACTCCGCGGCGGACCCGCGCCTGGTCACGATCAATCAGCTCGTGGCGGACGGCCGCACCCCGTACGCGCTGAAGTTCGGCCAGACCTTCAACGACCCCAACGGCCCCTGGCTGTCCCTGATGCGCGACGCCGTGTTCGGCGACGGAACGTCCGTCGAGAAGGACAACAAGGCCGTCACCGCCTCGCTGGCCGACTGA
- a CDS encoding carbohydrate ABC transporter permease, with protein MQVKAPDRATAEHRPPAARPARRPRTAAPLWRSRKVQGLGYAAPTALFVAVFFLLPLLLVGQMSLSDWPLLAGDQGANAPENYTDVTDSPLFWPAVRFTLLYTVTVTVVLLGLALLLALLVQESRPGAGFFRTVYFLPGALGLASASLLFWGLYSPTTGPLSRTLEKLGLVDDPVSFLGTPTSALLSTVFLVVWKFAGFYMLILLVGLQRIPHEVYEAARMDGANRGQIFRSITLPLLRPSLALSLLLCVTGSLLAFDQFFVLTKGGPDNSTVTVVQLIYREAFQRLNLGTAAALSIVVLAALLLLNVLQFRGLRRADES; from the coding sequence ATGCAGGTGAAGGCGCCCGACCGAGCGACCGCCGAGCACCGGCCCCCGGCGGCACGTCCGGCCCGCCGACCCCGAACAGCCGCGCCCCTGTGGCGCTCCCGCAAGGTCCAGGGCCTCGGGTACGCCGCTCCCACGGCCCTGTTCGTCGCCGTCTTCTTCCTGCTGCCCCTCCTCCTCGTCGGGCAGATGTCGCTCAGCGACTGGCCGCTGCTCGCGGGCGACCAGGGCGCCAACGCCCCCGAGAACTACACCGACGTCACCGACAGCCCCCTGTTCTGGCCCGCCGTCCGCTTCACGCTCCTCTACACCGTGACCGTCACCGTCGTCCTGCTGGGTCTGGCCCTCCTTCTCGCGCTGCTCGTGCAGGAGTCCCGCCCCGGCGCCGGCTTCTTCCGTACGGTCTACTTCCTGCCCGGCGCCCTGGGCCTGGCCTCGGCATCCCTGCTCTTCTGGGGCCTGTACAGCCCCACCACCGGCCCGCTCAGCCGCACCCTGGAGAAACTCGGCCTCGTCGACGACCCGGTGTCCTTCCTCGGCACGCCGACCTCCGCCCTGCTGTCGACGGTGTTCCTCGTCGTGTGGAAGTTCGCCGGTTTCTACATGCTGATCCTGCTCGTCGGCCTCCAGCGCATCCCCCACGAGGTGTACGAGGCGGCCCGGATGGACGGCGCGAACCGCGGCCAGATCTTCCGGTCCATCACCCTCCCGCTGTTGCGTCCGTCCCTCGCCCTGTCCCTCCTCCTCTGCGTGACCGGATCACTGCTCGCCTTCGACCAGTTCTTCGTCCTCACCAAGGGCGGACCCGACAACAGCACCGTCACCGTCGTGCAGTTGATCTACCGCGAGGCCTTCCAGCGGCTGAACCTCGGCACCGCGGCAGCCCTGTCGATCGTCGTGCTGGCCGCACTGCTCCTGCTGAACGTCCTGCAGTTCCGTGGCCTGCGCCGCGCCGACGAGTCATGA
- a CDS encoding carbohydrate ABC transporter permease, with protein sequence MLTRALGRTPHYVVAGGLAVIFLFPLLWNAWASVSAQPGTAQESGHGLGNYRTLLDYDAGLWRYLGNSTVVSALTVALTLGVSLLGGYAFARFDFPGKNLLFLLTLAILMVPYATLLIPLYVLLGRLHLQNSLFGLSLVLAMFQLPFATFMMRISFEAVPRELEESALVDGCGTAGALRRVLLPAVRPGLITVGLFAFLAAWNDFIAPLILISDSEKAPLPLAVANLRQQSMGAVDYGATEAGVVVLAVPCLLLFLLLQRHYVRGFMSGALKG encoded by the coding sequence GTGCTCACCCGCGCCCTCGGCCGGACGCCCCACTACGTCGTCGCCGGCGGACTGGCCGTCATCTTCCTCTTCCCCCTGCTGTGGAACGCCTGGGCCTCGGTCAGCGCCCAGCCCGGCACGGCGCAGGAGTCCGGCCACGGCCTCGGCAACTACCGCACGCTGCTCGACTACGACGCCGGCCTGTGGCGCTACCTCGGCAACAGCACCGTCGTCTCCGCGCTCACCGTCGCACTGACCCTCGGAGTCTCCCTGCTCGGCGGCTACGCCTTCGCCCGCTTCGACTTCCCGGGCAAGAACCTGCTGTTCCTGCTGACGCTGGCCATCCTCATGGTCCCGTACGCCACCCTCCTCATCCCGCTCTACGTGCTGCTCGGCAGGCTTCATCTGCAGAACTCGCTGTTCGGGCTGAGCCTGGTGCTGGCCATGTTCCAACTGCCGTTCGCCACCTTCATGATGCGGATCTCCTTCGAGGCGGTCCCGCGCGAGCTGGAGGAGTCGGCGCTCGTCGACGGCTGCGGCACGGCGGGCGCCCTGCGCCGGGTGCTCCTTCCGGCGGTGCGGCCGGGGCTGATCACCGTGGGGCTCTTCGCCTTCCTCGCCGCATGGAACGACTTCATCGCGCCGCTGATCCTCATCTCGGACAGCGAGAAGGCACCCCTGCCGCTGGCCGTCGCGAACCTGCGCCAGCAGAGCATGGGCGCCGTCGACTACGGCGCCACCGAGGCCGGGGTGGTGGTCCTCGCCGTACCCTGCCTGCTCCTCTTCCTGCTCCTGCAACGGCACTACGTGCGGGGCTTCATGTCGGGCGCGCTCAAGGGCTGA
- a CDS encoding glycoside hydrolase family 127 protein — protein MSEKRELSTLLPVAPTEGRLHPLGLDEVRITGGFWARRREINATATLAHCRDWMERVGWIGNFRAAVEGRIQRDRRGREFADSDVYKLLEAMVWETGHGLDPMLTQSIAAAQEPDGYLNTAFGRPGQQPRYSDLEWGHELYCYGHLIQAGVAQIRTEGDGELAKIAQRAADHVCATLGRGGIERVCGHPEIETALVELARATGEQRYLDQAALFVERRGRGTLADPEFGRAYYQDDLPVRQATVLRGHAVRALYLAAGAVDVAVETGDEELLAAVVRQWEATVARRTHLTGGMGSHHRDESFGDDFVLPPDRAYSETCAAVASVMLSWRLLLATGEPRFADLAERTLFNVVATSPSEDGRAFFYANTLHRRRRGTVPPADAESPRAESGLRAPWFAVSCCPTNVARTLALLPAYLATTDDHGIQLHQYADAEITTSLTGGHRVALSVRTDYPSGGSVTVRIVRSPDRPWTLSLRVPAWTEGATARLVDPDGVHRAVTPGTVTVTRLFRPGEEIRLELPMAPRWIGPDPRIDAVRGTLAVQRGPLVYCAESVDLPDGHEVDVVRVDPSAEPQDGPDGTVVAPGELATEQGEPPEAPWPYQPLDRAAEPAAEPAGIVLVPYHSWANRGPSTMRVWLPTTSPPPTAPPGR, from the coding sequence GTGAGCGAGAAAAGAGAGTTGTCGACGTTGCTGCCCGTAGCACCGACCGAGGGGCGGTTGCACCCGCTGGGCCTGGACGAGGTCAGGATCACCGGAGGCTTCTGGGCCCGGCGCCGGGAGATCAACGCCACCGCCACACTCGCCCACTGCCGCGACTGGATGGAACGCGTCGGCTGGATCGGCAACTTCCGGGCCGCCGTCGAGGGCAGGATCCAACGGGACCGGCGGGGCCGTGAGTTCGCCGACTCCGACGTCTACAAGCTCCTCGAAGCCATGGTCTGGGAGACCGGACACGGCCTCGATCCCATGCTCACACAGTCCATCGCCGCCGCCCAGGAACCGGACGGCTATCTGAACACCGCCTTCGGCCGCCCCGGTCAGCAGCCCCGCTACAGCGACCTCGAATGGGGCCACGAGCTGTACTGCTACGGGCACTTGATCCAGGCGGGCGTGGCCCAGATCCGTACCGAAGGCGACGGTGAGCTGGCGAAGATCGCCCAGCGCGCCGCTGATCATGTCTGCGCCACCCTCGGCCGGGGCGGCATCGAACGGGTCTGCGGGCACCCGGAGATCGAGACGGCCCTGGTCGAACTGGCCAGGGCGACGGGGGAGCAGCGCTACCTCGACCAGGCCGCCCTGTTCGTCGAGCGCCGCGGCCGCGGCACCCTCGCCGACCCCGAGTTCGGCCGCGCCTACTACCAGGACGACCTGCCCGTCCGGCAGGCCACGGTGCTGCGCGGCCACGCCGTGCGCGCCCTCTACCTCGCGGCCGGCGCCGTCGACGTCGCCGTGGAGACCGGCGACGAGGAGCTGCTCGCCGCCGTCGTACGGCAGTGGGAGGCGACCGTCGCCCGCCGCACCCACCTGACCGGCGGCATGGGCTCGCACCACCGGGACGAGTCCTTCGGCGACGACTTCGTCCTCCCGCCGGACCGCGCCTACTCGGAGACCTGCGCAGCGGTCGCCTCCGTGATGCTCAGCTGGCGGCTGCTGCTCGCCACCGGCGAGCCACGCTTCGCCGACCTGGCGGAGCGGACCCTGTTCAACGTGGTCGCGACCTCGCCGTCCGAGGACGGCAGGGCCTTCTTCTACGCCAACACCCTGCACCGGCGACGCCGCGGCACCGTACCGCCCGCCGACGCAGAGAGCCCGCGCGCCGAGTCGGGCCTGCGCGCCCCCTGGTTCGCGGTGTCCTGCTGCCCGACCAACGTCGCCCGCACCCTGGCGCTGCTTCCCGCGTACCTGGCGACGACGGACGACCACGGCATCCAACTGCACCAGTACGCCGACGCCGAGATCACCACCTCCCTCACCGGCGGCCACCGCGTCGCGCTGAGCGTACGCACCGACTACCCCTCGGGCGGGAGCGTGACGGTACGGATCGTCCGGTCCCCGGACCGCCCGTGGACCCTGTCGCTGCGCGTCCCCGCGTGGACCGAGGGCGCCACCGCACGGCTCGTCGACCCCGACGGCGTACACCGTGCCGTCACCCCGGGCACGGTCACGGTGACCCGGCTCTTCCGGCCCGGGGAGGAGATCCGGCTCGAACTGCCCATGGCGCCGCGCTGGATCGGGCCCGACCCGCGCATCGACGCCGTACGCGGCACCCTTGCCGTCCAGCGCGGGCCGCTGGTGTACTGCGCCGAGTCCGTGGACCTGCCGGACGGCCACGAGGTCGACGTCGTACGGGTGGATCCGTCCGCCGAGCCGCAGGACGGGCCGGACGGGACCGTAGTGGCCCCCGGTGAACTCGCCACCGAACAAGGAGAACCGCCCGAGGCCCCCTGGCCGTATCAGCCGCTCGACCGGGCCGCCGAGCCCGCCGCCGAGCCCGCCGGCATCGTCCTGGTGCCCTACCACTCCTGGGCGAACCGAGGGCCCTCGACGATGCGCGTGTGGCTGCCGACGACGTCCCCACCGCCGACCGCACCCCCCGGGAGGTAA